Proteins encoded together in one Synergistaceae bacterium window:
- a CDS encoding transposase — protein sequence MNVNFITSAHCLNGKCREYGIQLRIVDRFYASSKTCSRCGHIKKDLKLSDRVYECTECGLVID from the coding sequence CTGAATGTGAATTTTATTACTTCCGCGCATTGCTTGAACGGTAAGTGCCGTGAGTATGGGATACAACTGCGAATAGTAGACAGATTTTATGCAAGCAGTAAAACGTGTTCCCGATGTGGACATATCAAGAAGGATTTGAAGCTGTCAGACCGTGTATATGAGTGTACAGAATGCGGATTAGTAATTGAC